Part of the Marinifilum sp. JC120 genome, CACTGCCGTATTCTATTTATTGTCGAAGATACCGGAGTTGGAATTGCTGACGACAAAATGCACAAACTCTTTCAGTCCTTTACTCAAGCCAGTGAGGGATACACCCGCCAGTATCAGGGTACTGGACTGGGGTTGTCCATCTGCAAAAGACTCACTGAGCTTATGGGCGGGACTATCTCTGTGGACAGTGCAGCCGGAGAAGGAACTACGTTCTACGTTTCCATTCCTTTTGCCATACCGGACTACGCCCCCGAGCAGAGAGAACGGTTACAGACAAAACCGCAAGCCACACCCTCTTTCGCTGACTATCGCATCCTCATAGCTGAAGATGAAAAAGTGAACAGACTCTATACCAAGCAATACCTTGAACAACAGGGATTCACTGTTGAGGCGGTAACCGATGGACAGCAGGTTCTGGACAAATTATTTTATGAAGACTTCAATCTGGTACTCATGGATGTGCAAATGCCCTTGATGAATGGCATTGAAGCTACGCAGGCCATTAGACGTGGAGAAGCCGGGGCACACAACAAACGCATCCCGATCATAGCTATTACCGCATATGCCATGCAGGGGGACCGAAACCGTTTCATTGAAGGAGGCATGAATGACTATGTAGCAAAACCGGTAGTCAAAGAGGATCTTTACAAAGTAATCATGAAGGCCTTGCAATTGAGTCTGAATGCTTTACCGTGCTCACACGGTTGACGAACAACGACTATAAATGAAATACATACTTTATGGGTATAAATACGGGGAATTTTAAAAATCTAGGTAGCTCTTATGAAAAGGGATCTAATGCAGCCCTTCTCTCGGCAATTGCCCGGAGCGCAGAAGAGCTAACATCCGGCAAAGGCTGGCCGGACGGGGTAAACAGCCTGCTTGCCGCTATTGGGCTGGCGACAGGAGTAAGCCGGGTCTGGATATTTCAAACCATTGAATTGACCGAGACCCACATCACTCAAAACTACACATTTGAATGGGCTGCCACGCCGCACTACAAACAACTGGGCATGCCCATGTTTAGTATGTTCACCAACAAGATTGATCGCCCGGAATACCGGGAGACAGTCCAAAGCAGGCTACGCGGTGAATGGCAGAAGATGATTGTCGATCAACTGGAAACGGGCTGGTTACAGGATAAGCTTAAAATTCAGAAGATCAAATCCATGCTGACCATACCAGTCATGGTTGAAGACAAGTGGTGGGGAACACTCGGCTTTGATGACTGCGAACGGGCCTATGATTGGTCGGATGTAGAAATAGCCCTTCTCAAAACCGCCGGATACCTTATTTCAAATGCAGTGCTGCGTGATCGGCTCAGTGCCAAACGCAGGCAGTTCAGTATTCTCAAGCGGCTTACAGACAGCAGTGTCTGGGAATTCGATTTCAAAACAGGCCAGATCTGGTGTTCACCGGAATTACTTCATTCTGTCCCCGTACCCACTGACAATATTCGCTTTTCGCTGCATCAGGCCCTGCACTTAATTCACCCGGAAGACCGCCGCCCGCTGCTATCCTCGGTCAGAAAATATCTCAAGGGTAACCGTGAAAGAGTATTCCGTTTTGATATGCGGTTGTTCACAGATTGCGGAGACCTGCGCTGGGTGGAATTAATAGGCAATACACGCAGCAGTACAGACGGTAACCCGGAACAGCTGGCCGGAATCCTGATTGATATACGTAAACGGAAACGCGAAGAGGAACGGTTACGCGAGGAAGCAGTTACCGACCCGCTCACCGGGGCTATCAACCGCCGCCTGTTTGAACATAGGTTACAAGAATTCATTGACGACTCCATCACCGAAGGGACGATTTTTACCCTGCTCTTTTTTGACATCGACCATTTCAAAAAACTCAATGACAGGTACGGACATCAGGCAGGAGACCAAGGTTTACGGCATATCGTTGAAATCTGCGAATCCCATCTGCGCAGAAATGACCTGCTAGCCCGTATTGGGGGGGATGAATTTGCTCTGCTGTTGCCGGAAACGGATCAGGAAACAGCAATAGCTATAGGAGAAAGGCTGATCCGGGCAATAGAATCAACCCCTTTTAAATATGAAGCAAGCACCCATTACATGACTATAAGCATCGGTCTGGCCAGCAGTGAAGAGAAACTGACCACCCCGGCACAACTGATTGAAATCGCCGACGCCGCTCTTTATGAAGCCAAGCAAAGCGGACGCAATAGACTGTCGACCATGTCCGGCTGTATTGTGCGCTAATCCGTTGCTGCCCGGAATTGACTTTTCAAAAAAGACCGGATTAGTTAGAGACAATAAAAACACGCTGGAGGAGATATGATCACCAGAATTGCCGCTGCATTGATCATTGCAGCACTTATGATTTCTTCCCTTGGCTGTGCTAAAATCGGCAAAGCCACAGGTCAGACCATCAAGGAAGTCAAGGAAATGCCCGGAGAATTTAAAGGCGGGTATGACGAAGGTAGAAATTCCAAAGAAGACAACATTTAATTTTAACGCATAATCCATTAGCAAAATCACCAGACTGATGAGAAAGTGCCAGATGCAAGACGCAAGAAAAACATTGGAACGATGCGTATCTATAATACGTAAGTTTCAATATTTTTCGCAGCAACGCCGCAGATGGTGCTTTATCAGCTGTCTGGAAGGGGCCTTGAGCCCCTTTTTGTGTTGGGCGAATTTATTTCGGACAAAATATGTCACAAATTGCTTTGATTACCGGAGCCAGCAAAGGTATCGGCGCGGCTATAGCCCTGCAACTGGCTGAAGACGGATATGATATCTGGCTCAACTACCGCAGCGATGATGCCGGCGCGAAGAAAACCGCAGCGACCATCCGCGAAATAGGACGCAAATGTACCCTGCTCAAATTCGACGTGACCGATGAGGATGCGGTAGAAAGCGCGCTATCCCCATTGCTACAGGACGAAGTGCCCTACATCGTGGTCAACAATGCCGGATTCGCGCGGGATTCTATCATGATGATGATGTCCTCCGATGACTGGAATAAAGTGCTGCAAGTCCATCTGAGTGGTT contains:
- a CDS encoding diguanylate cyclase, translating into MGINTGNFKNLGSSYEKGSNAALLSAIARSAEELTSGKGWPDGVNSLLAAIGLATGVSRVWIFQTIELTETHITQNYTFEWAATPHYKQLGMPMFSMFTNKIDRPEYRETVQSRLRGEWQKMIVDQLETGWLQDKLKIQKIKSMLTIPVMVEDKWWGTLGFDDCERAYDWSDVEIALLKTAGYLISNAVLRDRLSAKRRQFSILKRLTDSSVWEFDFKTGQIWCSPELLHSVPVPTDNIRFSLHQALHLIHPEDRRPLLSSVRKYLKGNRERVFRFDMRLFTDCGDLRWVELIGNTRSSTDGNPEQLAGILIDIRKRKREEERLREEAVTDPLTGAINRRLFEHRLQEFIDDSITEGTIFTLLFFDIDHFKKLNDRYGHQAGDQGLRHIVEICESHLRRNDLLARIGGDEFALLLPETDQETAIAIGERLIRAIESTPFKYEASTHYMTISIGLASSEEKLTTPAQLIEIADAALYEAKQSGRNRLSTMSGCIVR